In a genomic window of Bradyrhizobium ontarionense:
- a CDS encoding alpha/beta fold hydrolase, whose product MNASASWMPPLQFAVINGIRMGYYEAGPATDHPPIILCHGWPELAFSWRHQIKALAAAGIRVIAPDQRGYGATDRPEPVEAYDLEHLTADLVGLLDHLKIDKAIFVGHDWGGFVVWQMPLRHLSRVAGVVGINTPHLPRAPADPIEIMRKRFGDMMYIVQFQDPGREPDRIFAARVEQTFDAFMRKPLPRTDAPPAEPPAGGIGASRSLNLAFPQMIAAYESANDTRRPILSDEEKRVFVDTFTRTGFTGGINWYRNMTRNWQRSEGLDHTVRVPSLMIMAENDAVLPPSAADGMEKLIPDLEKYLVRDSGHWTQQEQPEEVSAKLIEWRRRRFG is encoded by the coding sequence ATGAACGCTTCGGCTTCCTGGATGCCGCCGCTGCAATTTGCGGTGATCAACGGCATTCGCATGGGCTACTACGAGGCCGGTCCCGCGACCGACCATCCGCCCATCATTCTCTGTCACGGCTGGCCCGAACTGGCCTTTTCCTGGCGGCACCAGATCAAGGCGCTGGCGGCCGCCGGCATCCGCGTGATCGCGCCGGACCAGCGCGGCTATGGCGCCACCGACCGGCCGGAGCCGGTGGAGGCCTACGACCTCGAACATCTGACGGCCGACCTCGTCGGTCTGCTCGACCACCTGAAGATCGACAAGGCGATCTTCGTCGGCCACGACTGGGGTGGCTTCGTCGTCTGGCAGATGCCGCTGCGTCACCTGTCGCGGGTCGCCGGCGTGGTCGGCATCAACACGCCGCATTTGCCGCGCGCACCCGCCGATCCGATCGAGATCATGCGCAAGCGCTTCGGCGACATGATGTACATCGTCCAGTTCCAGGATCCGGGACGTGAGCCGGACCGCATCTTCGCCGCCCGCGTCGAGCAGACCTTCGACGCCTTCATGCGCAAGCCGCTGCCGCGCACCGATGCGCCGCCTGCGGAGCCGCCTGCCGGCGGGATCGGCGCGTCCCGATCGCTCAACCTGGCGTTCCCGCAGATGATCGCGGCCTATGAGTCCGCCAACGACACCCGTCGGCCGATTCTGTCGGATGAGGAGAAGCGGGTGTTCGTCGACACGTTCACGCGGACCGGCTTCACCGGCGGCATCAACTGGTATCGCAACATGACCCGCAACTGGCAGCGCTCGGAAGGCTTGGATCATACCGTGCGCGTGCCGTCGCTGATGATCATGGCCGAGAACGATGCCGTGCTGCCGCCCTCGGCCGCGGACGGCATGGAAAAGCTGATCCCGGATCTGGAGAAGTATCTCGTCCGCGACAGCGGCCACTGGACCCAGCAGGAGCAGCCCGAGGAGGTCAGCGCCAAGCTGATCGAATGGCGGCGGAGAAGGTTCGGGTAG
- a CDS encoding DUF6489 family protein: MKVNIEIDCTPLEARQFFGLPDLGPMQAAVMDRLQQQMTSNIDKLTPEAIMQSWFTFDPRLAERFQDMMLTMTGLGGSRSNDKKSA; the protein is encoded by the coding sequence ATGAAAGTCAATATTGAGATCGATTGCACACCGCTCGAGGCGCGGCAGTTCTTCGGACTTCCCGACCTCGGTCCGATGCAGGCCGCCGTGATGGACAGGCTGCAGCAGCAGATGACGAGCAACATCGACAAGCTGACGCCCGAAGCCATCATGCAGAGCTGGTTCACCTTTGATCCCCGGCTGGCCGAGCGGTTCCAGGACATGATGCTGACCATGACCGGACTGGGCGGCAGTCGCTCCAACGACAAAAAATCGGCCTGA
- a CDS encoding ABC transporter substrate-binding protein: MSGRKSLLIAAAIAFVGLAALPASAQSLRYANQGTLKSLDPYTFKESTTIAHHAHIYEGLTARDKDLKIIPALAESWETPEPTRWRFHLRKGVKFHNGEPFTADDVIFSADRVRATGSNFLSNVPPDAKFVKVDDYTVDVKLDAPNPILISQWDTWYIMSKKWCEDNNSIAPTPVSATTPSYAALHENGTGPFIIESHQPGVKTVFKVNPTWWGKPEHNLKEIVFTTISSDATRVAALLSGEVDIIEPVPVQDIGRVDSSPNAQVLKGPELRTIFLGMDETRDELLYSNIKGKNPFKDIRVREAFYKAIDIELIKTRVMRGLSTPSALMVAPQLYALSKDFTRPKYDPDAAKKLLTEAGYPDGFEVTMDCPNDRYVNDAAICQAVVGMLARIGVKVNLNAQPKAQYFAKVLKPGGYNTSFFLLGWTPSSMDSHNVMHDIMGCRDDAKDATRGEANLGNYCNKEFDALTDKVLVETDTAKRDQLIKQAYEIGIKDYGYIPLHQQAVAWGVSKKVKIPLRADNAVLLFLATKTE, from the coding sequence ATGTCGGGACGCAAATCCCTGCTCATCGCGGCGGCCATCGCATTCGTTGGCCTCGCGGCGCTGCCGGCCTCGGCTCAGAGCCTGCGCTATGCCAACCAGGGCACCCTGAAATCGCTCGATCCCTATACCTTCAAGGAATCGACGACGATCGCCCATCACGCGCACATCTATGAGGGGCTGACCGCGCGCGACAAGGATCTGAAGATCATTCCAGCTCTGGCCGAAAGCTGGGAAACACCCGAGCCGACCCGCTGGCGCTTCCACCTGCGCAAGGGCGTCAAGTTCCACAATGGCGAACCCTTCACCGCGGACGACGTGATCTTCTCCGCCGACCGCGTCCGCGCCACCGGCTCCAATTTCCTGTCCAACGTTCCGCCCGACGCGAAGTTCGTCAAGGTCGACGACTACACCGTCGACGTGAAGCTCGATGCGCCCAATCCCATCCTGATTTCGCAGTGGGATACGTGGTACATCATGAGCAAGAAGTGGTGTGAGGACAACAACTCGATCGCGCCGACGCCGGTCTCGGCAACTACACCGAGCTACGCGGCGCTGCATGAGAACGGCACCGGTCCCTTCATCATCGAGAGCCATCAGCCCGGCGTGAAGACCGTGTTCAAGGTCAACCCGACCTGGTGGGGAAAGCCGGAACACAACCTCAAGGAGATCGTGTTCACCACCATCTCCTCCGACGCCACGCGCGTCGCGGCGCTGTTGTCGGGAGAGGTCGACATCATCGAGCCGGTGCCGGTGCAGGACATCGGCCGCGTCGATTCGAGCCCGAACGCCCAGGTGCTCAAGGGACCCGAGCTGCGCACGATCTTCCTCGGCATGGACGAGACCCGCGACGAGCTGCTGTACTCCAACATCAAGGGCAAGAACCCGTTCAAGGACATTCGCGTCCGCGAGGCCTTCTACAAGGCCATCGACATCGAGCTGATCAAGACCCGCGTCATGCGTGGCCTGTCGACACCGTCGGCCCTGATGGTGGCGCCGCAGCTCTATGCGCTGTCGAAGGACTTCACCCGGCCGAAATACGACCCCGACGCCGCCAAGAAGCTGCTGACCGAGGCGGGCTATCCCGACGGCTTCGAAGTGACGATGGACTGCCCGAACGATCGCTACGTCAACGACGCCGCGATCTGCCAGGCCGTGGTCGGCATGCTCGCCCGCATCGGCGTCAAGGTGAACCTGAACGCGCAGCCCAAGGCGCAGTACTTCGCCAAGGTCCTCAAGCCGGGCGGCTACAACACCTCGTTCTTCCTGCTCGGTTGGACACCGTCGTCGATGGACTCCCACAACGTGATGCACGACATCATGGGCTGCCGTGACGACGCCAAGGACGCCACCCGCGGCGAGGCCAATCTCGGCAACTACTGCAACAAGGAGTTCGATGCGCTGACCGACAAGGTCCTGGTCGAGACCGATACGGCCAAGCGCGACCAGCTGATCAAGCAGGCGTACGAGATCGGCATCAAGGACTACGGCTACATCCCGCTGCACCAGCAGGCGGTGGCCTGGGGTGTCTCGAAAAAGGTGAAGATCCCGCTGCGCGCCGACAACGCCGTGCTGCTGTTCCTGGCCACCAAGACCGAGTAG
- a CDS encoding ABC transporter permease, protein MLAFTLRRAIQAIGVMIAVGIISFAMFRFAGDPVNQLVAIDASAAERASIRQSLGLDDPFIVQFGRYLFNAAQFKFGVSYQFRQPVSDLLKERMPATLELAVCATILALFFGIIMGVFSALRRDSLMAKLFQMVSLIGISLPTFLIGILLIYLFSVTLGWLPSFGRGDTVRLGWWTSGLFTASGWKALIMPSITLGLFQMTLIMRLVRAEMLEVLRTDYIRFARARGLTTRAIHFGHALRNTLVPVITVVGLQFGSVIAFSIITETVFQWPGMGLLFVQAVQNVDIPIMAAYLIMVSLIFVTINLVVDILYTVVDPRLRTTLSRAA, encoded by the coding sequence ATGCTCGCCTTCACGCTTCGTCGAGCGATCCAGGCCATCGGCGTCATGATCGCCGTGGGCATCATCTCGTTCGCCATGTTCCGTTTCGCTGGCGATCCGGTGAATCAGCTGGTCGCCATCGATGCCTCGGCAGCGGAACGCGCCAGCATCCGCCAATCGCTGGGCCTCGACGATCCGTTCATCGTGCAATTCGGCCGCTATCTGTTCAACGCGGCGCAGTTCAAGTTCGGTGTGTCGTATCAGTTCCGGCAGCCGGTCTCCGACCTCCTCAAGGAGCGGATGCCGGCCACCCTGGAGCTCGCGGTCTGCGCGACGATTCTTGCGCTGTTCTTCGGCATCATCATGGGCGTGTTCTCGGCGCTGCGTCGCGACTCCCTGATGGCGAAGCTGTTCCAGATGGTGTCGCTGATCGGCATCTCGCTGCCGACCTTTCTGATCGGCATCCTTCTGATCTACCTGTTCTCGGTCACGTTGGGCTGGCTGCCGTCGTTCGGCCGCGGCGACACCGTCCGGCTCGGCTGGTGGACATCAGGACTGTTTACGGCGTCCGGCTGGAAGGCGCTGATCATGCCGTCGATCACGCTCGGCCTGTTCCAGATGACCTTGATCATGCGGCTGGTCCGCGCCGAGATGCTTGAGGTGCTACGCACCGACTACATCCGTTTCGCCCGCGCCCGCGGGCTGACCACGCGCGCCATTCACTTCGGGCATGCGCTGCGCAACACGCTGGTTCCGGTCATCACCGTGGTCGGCCTGCAGTTCGGCTCGGTGATCGCCTTCTCCATCATCACCGAGACCGTGTTCCAGTGGCCGGGCATGGGCCTGTTGTTCGTGCAGGCGGTGCAGAACGTCGACATCCCGATCATGGCGGCCTACCTCATCATGGTCTCGCTGATCTTCGTCACCATCAATCTCGTGGTTGATATCCTCTACACCGTGGTCGATCCGCGCCTGCGCACGACCCTCAGCCGGGCGGCCTGA
- a CDS encoding ABC transporter permease, producing the protein MSDAALPHPTPADAPRAAADGWLKRALASDLFYSFRRSKLTVIAAAITLLFFLLAIFAPLLSPQNPFDPAQLQLLNSRIPPLWSAEGQSPFLLGTDEQGRDVLSAILYGLRISLVVGILGVVFSGALGIGLGLIAGYFGGRVDTVIMRIADVQLTFPPILIALLVNGIAKSVSGNHLDWLSMLIVLVLAIGLSFWVQYARTVRSSVLVEKNKDYVAAAQLIGLPAPVIMLRHVLPNTTGPVLVIATINLALAIITEATLSFLGSGMPETMPSLGTLIRIGNNYLFAGEWWIVAFPGIALAGLILSINLLGDWLRDALNPKLR; encoded by the coding sequence ATGAGTGACGCCGCCCTCCCCCATCCGACCCCCGCCGATGCGCCCCGCGCGGCCGCCGACGGCTGGCTGAAGCGCGCGCTCGCCAGCGACCTGTTCTACTCGTTCCGCCGCTCGAAGCTCACAGTGATCGCGGCCGCGATCACGCTGCTGTTCTTCCTGCTGGCGATCTTCGCGCCGCTGCTGTCGCCGCAGAACCCGTTCGATCCCGCCCAGCTGCAGCTGCTGAATTCGCGGATCCCGCCGCTGTGGTCGGCCGAGGGCCAGAGCCCGTTCCTGCTCGGCACCGACGAGCAGGGCCGCGACGTGCTGTCGGCCATCCTCTACGGTTTGCGCATCTCGCTCGTGGTCGGCATTCTCGGCGTCGTCTTCTCCGGCGCGCTCGGCATCGGGCTCGGACTGATCGCGGGCTATTTCGGCGGCCGCGTCGACACCGTGATCATGCGCATCGCCGACGTGCAGCTCACCTTCCCGCCGATCCTGATCGCGCTTCTCGTCAACGGCATCGCCAAATCGGTGTCCGGCAATCATCTGGACTGGCTGAGCATGCTGATCGTCCTGGTGCTGGCCATCGGCCTCTCCTTCTGGGTGCAGTATGCGCGCACCGTGCGAAGCTCGGTGCTGGTCGAGAAGAACAAGGACTACGTCGCCGCCGCCCAGCTCATCGGCCTGCCCGCCCCCGTCATCATGCTGCGTCACGTGCTGCCCAACACCACTGGTCCGGTGCTGGTCATCGCGACCATCAATCTCGCGCTCGCGATCATCACCGAGGCGACCTTGTCGTTCCTCGGCTCCGGCATGCCGGAGACGATGCCGTCGCTCGGGACGCTGATCCGGATCGGCAACAACTATCTGTTCGCCGGCGAATGGTGGATCGTCGCCTTCCCAGGGATCGCGCTGGCCGGACTGATCCTCTCCATCAACCTGCTCGGCGACTGGCTGCGCGACGCCCTCAACCCGAAACTGCGATGA
- a CDS encoding ABC transporter ATP-binding protein has product MTAPVLSVRNLQVEFASRRGTLRAIDGVSFDIAKGEVLGVVGESGAGKSVTGLAVIGLIDPPGRISGGEILLSGLRVDNLPPEEMRQVRGKRIGMIFQDPLTSLNPLYRVGDQIIETIRTHTNLTEQQARKRAIDLLAEVGISAPEKRIDGYPHQFSGGMRQRVVIALALCAEPELIIADEPTTALDVSVQAQIISLIKRLGRDHGTAVMLVTHDMGVIAETCDRVAVMYAGRVAEIGPVQEVIRNPLHPYAKGLMGAIPTLAGEEKRLVQIPGSMPRLSAIPPGCSFNPRCSSAFDRCRIDRPEPLRQGTQAVACHLYDRATETAA; this is encoded by the coding sequence ATGACCGCCCCCGTTCTGTCCGTGCGCAATCTGCAGGTCGAGTTCGCGAGCCGGCGCGGGACCTTGCGCGCGATCGATGGCGTCTCGTTCGACATCGCCAAGGGCGAGGTACTCGGCGTGGTCGGCGAATCCGGCGCCGGCAAGTCCGTCACCGGCCTCGCCGTGATCGGCCTGATCGATCCTCCCGGCCGCATCTCCGGCGGCGAGATCCTGCTCTCCGGCCTGCGCGTCGACAATCTGCCGCCCGAGGAGATGCGCCAGGTCCGCGGCAAGCGCATCGGCATGATCTTCCAGGATCCGCTGACCTCGCTCAATCCGCTGTATCGCGTCGGCGACCAGATCATCGAGACGATCAGGACACACACCAACCTCACCGAGCAGCAGGCGCGCAAGCGTGCCATCGACCTGCTCGCCGAGGTCGGCATCTCAGCGCCGGAGAAACGCATCGACGGTTATCCGCACCAATTCTCCGGCGGCATGCGCCAGCGCGTCGTGATCGCGCTCGCGCTGTGCGCCGAGCCCGAGCTGATCATCGCCGACGAGCCGACCACCGCGCTCGACGTCTCCGTGCAGGCGCAGATCATCTCGCTGATCAAGCGGCTCGGCCGCGATCACGGCACCGCCGTGATGCTGGTGACCCACGACATGGGCGTCATCGCCGAGACCTGCGACCGCGTCGCCGTGATGTATGCCGGCCGCGTCGCCGAGATCGGCCCGGTGCAGGAGGTGATCAGGAATCCGCTGCATCCCTACGCCAAGGGCCTGATGGGCGCGATCCCCACTTTGGCAGGCGAGGAGAAGCGCCTGGTGCAGATCCCGGGCTCGATGCCGCGGCTGTCGGCGATCCCGCCGGGCTGCTCGTTCAATCCGCGTTGCAGCTCAGCCTTCGACCGCTGCCGCATCGACCGGCCGGAGCCGCTGCGGCAGGGCACGCAGGCGGTCGCCTGTCATCTCTATGATCGTGCGACGGAGACTGCGGCATGA
- a CDS encoding ABC transporter ATP-binding protein, which yields MTDFVEVKNLRREFDVSKPWLDRVLERAPQEFLKAVDGVSFGIRKGETFALVGESGSGKTTVARMVVGLLPPTSGEVIIDGVSMSDARQAQVRRTLRRRIQMVFQDPYASLNPRFRVDTIIAEPIRAFNVIEGERQIKDRVGELLTLVGLHPDDGQKFPHEFSGGQRQRIAIARALASEAEFIVCDEPTSALDVSVQAQILNLMRDLQDKFGLTYLFISHNLAVVRHMASRIGVMYLGRIVEIADGRTLFNDPRMPYTKMLLGAVPDLSMSGRQRIPVKGEIPNPINPPPGCTFNPRCPLAFDLCRQQAPELIGGVACHAVNQPAAAVVPA from the coding sequence ATGACCGATTTCGTCGAGGTCAAGAATCTGCGCCGGGAGTTTGACGTCTCCAAGCCCTGGCTCGATCGGGTGCTGGAACGCGCGCCGCAGGAATTCCTGAAAGCCGTCGATGGCGTCAGCTTCGGCATCAGGAAGGGCGAGACCTTCGCGCTGGTCGGCGAATCCGGCTCGGGCAAGACCACGGTCGCGCGCATGGTGGTCGGACTGCTGCCACCGACATCGGGCGAGGTGATCATTGACGGCGTGTCGATGAGCGATGCCCGCCAGGCCCAGGTGCGGCGCACGCTAAGACGCCGCATCCAGATGGTGTTCCAGGATCCCTACGCGAGCCTCAATCCACGCTTTCGCGTCGACACCATCATCGCCGAGCCGATCCGCGCCTTCAACGTGATCGAGGGCGAGCGCCAGATCAAGGACCGCGTCGGCGAGCTGCTGACGCTGGTCGGCCTGCATCCGGATGACGGCCAGAAGTTTCCGCACGAATTCTCCGGCGGCCAGCGCCAGCGCATCGCCATCGCGCGCGCGCTCGCCTCGGAAGCTGAGTTCATCGTCTGCGACGAGCCGACCTCGGCGCTCGACGTCTCCGTGCAGGCGCAGATCCTCAATCTGATGCGCGACCTGCAGGACAAGTTCGGCCTGACCTACCTGTTCATCAGCCACAATCTCGCGGTCGTGCGCCACATGGCGAGCCGCATCGGTGTGATGTATCTCGGCCGCATCGTCGAGATCGCCGATGGCCGCACCCTCTTCAACGATCCGCGCATGCCCTACACCAAGATGCTGCTGGGCGCGGTGCCGGACCTGTCGATGTCCGGCCGCCAGCGCATTCCGGTCAAGGGCGAGATCCCGAACCCGATCAATCCGCCTCCCGGTTGCACGTTCAATCCGCGCTGTCCGCTGGCGTTCGACCTGTGCCGGCAGCAGGCGCCCGAACTCATCGGCGGTGTGGCCTGCCACGCGGTCAACCAGCCGGCTGCGGCCGTTGTGCCGGCATGA
- a CDS encoding gamma-glutamyltransferase family protein: MSFVNPDPFTTRPEIEGTFGVVTSTHWIATAVGMAMLERGGNAFDAGVAAAFTLQVVEPHLNGPGGDVPIILHDVKRGRTEVICGQGPAPSGATIAHYKREGLDMVPGTGLLAACVPGTFESWMLLLRDYGTMRLRDVLEPAIGYARDGYPLVERVSATIQTVEQLFKTHWPTSAALYLPNGEVPRPGTLFTNPQLAETYARILSEGESAGGDRDAQIERARKAWSQGFVAEAIDRFCRTQEVMDVSGSRHKGVLTADDMARWQPTIEAPLTYDYGRYTVCKAGVWSQGPVLLQQLALLKGFALDGLDPTGPDFIHWQIEAAKLAFADREAFYGDPAFADIPIERLLSDAYNDERRKLISDKASLELRPGTVEGYGAAVKLRQAEGNREAVGAMGSGEPTVGRFGEVRGDTVHFDIIDSQGNMISATPSGGWLQSSPVIPELGFCLGTRAQMFWLEENHPAALVPGKRPRTTLSPTMALRDGEPYVAWGSPGGDQQDQWNTQFFLRHVHAGMNLQESIDAPAWHSEHFPISFWPRTARPGVLVVENRVPKATIEELRRRGHIVEVGPDWSEGRLTAASRVGRRRRAAANPRGMQGYAAGR; this comes from the coding sequence ATGAGCTTCGTCAACCCCGATCCCTTCACCACCCGCCCCGAGATCGAGGGCACCTTCGGTGTCGTCACCTCCACACACTGGATCGCCACTGCGGTGGGCATGGCGATGCTGGAGCGCGGCGGCAACGCCTTCGACGCCGGCGTCGCGGCGGCCTTCACGCTTCAGGTCGTGGAGCCGCATCTGAACGGCCCCGGCGGCGACGTGCCGATCATCCTGCACGACGTCAAGCGCGGACGCACCGAGGTGATCTGCGGCCAGGGCCCGGCGCCATCAGGCGCCACGATCGCGCACTACAAGCGCGAAGGGCTGGACATGGTGCCCGGCACCGGCCTGCTCGCCGCCTGCGTGCCCGGCACCTTCGAGTCCTGGATGCTGCTGCTGCGCGACTACGGCACGATGCGGCTGCGCGACGTGCTGGAGCCGGCCATCGGCTATGCACGCGACGGCTATCCGCTGGTCGAGCGTGTCTCCGCGACGATCCAGACCGTCGAGCAGCTGTTCAAGACGCATTGGCCGACCTCGGCCGCGCTCTATCTGCCCAATGGCGAGGTGCCGAGGCCGGGCACGCTGTTCACCAATCCACAGCTCGCAGAGACCTACGCGCGCATCCTGAGCGAAGGCGAGAGCGCCGGCGGTGATCGCGACGCCCAGATCGAGCGCGCGCGCAAGGCCTGGTCGCAGGGTTTTGTTGCCGAGGCCATCGACCGCTTCTGCCGGACCCAGGAGGTCATGGACGTCTCGGGCTCGCGCCACAAGGGCGTGCTCACCGCCGACGACATGGCGCGCTGGCAGCCGACCATCGAGGCGCCGCTCACTTACGACTACGGCCGCTACACCGTGTGCAAGGCCGGCGTCTGGAGCCAGGGCCCGGTGCTGCTGCAGCAGCTGGCGCTGCTCAAGGGCTTTGCGCTCGACGGCCTCGACCCCACCGGCCCCGACTTCATCCATTGGCAGATCGAAGCCGCCAAGCTTGCGTTTGCCGACCGCGAGGCGTTCTACGGCGATCCCGCTTTCGCCGACATCCCGATCGAGAGGCTGCTGTCCGATGCCTACAACGACGAACGGCGCAAGCTGATCTCCGACAAGGCCTCGCTCGAGCTGCGGCCCGGCACGGTCGAGGGTTACGGCGCTGCCGTGAAGCTGCGTCAGGCCGAAGGGAACCGTGAGGCCGTGGGCGCGATGGGCTCAGGCGAACCGACCGTCGGCCGCTTCGGCGAAGTGCGCGGCGACACCGTGCATTTCGACATCATCGATTCCCAGGGCAACATGATCTCGGCCACGCCGTCCGGCGGCTGGCTGCAGTCCTCCCCGGTCATCCCCGAGCTCGGCTTCTGCTTGGGGACTCGCGCGCAGATGTTCTGGCTGGAGGAGAATCATCCGGCTGCTCTGGTGCCGGGCAAGCGGCCGCGCACGACGCTGTCGCCGACCATGGCGCTGCGCGACGGCGAGCCCTACGTGGCCTGGGGCTCGCCCGGCGGCGACCAGCAGGACCAGTGGAACACGCAGTTCTTCCTGCGCCACGTCCATGCCGGCATGAACCTGCAGGAATCGATCGACGCCCCGGCTTGGCACTCCGAGCATTTCCCGATCTCGTTCTGGCCGCGCACCGCGCGCCCCGGCGTGCTCGTGGTCGAGAACCGCGTGCCGAAGGCCACGATCGAGGAGCTGCGCCGCCGCGGCCACATCGTCGAGGTCGGGCCCGACTGGTCGGAGGGCCGACTGACGGCCGCCTCGCGCGTCGGACGCCGCCGCCGCGCCGCGGCCAATCCCAGGGGCATGCAGGGCTACGCCGCCGGACGATGA
- a CDS encoding DUF1028 domain-containing protein, which produces MTWSIIAKDDLTGQIGIAVATRFFAVGARVPFIVAGRGGIATQALVNPYYGIDGATLLRDGRHPLEIVEHLTAADPGRESRQLHILDRDGQIAAHTGRDCIDWCGHLQGDGFSIAGNMLAGAQVLDETAKAYLASGHLPFAQRLIAALKAGEAAGGDKRGKQSAALLIHGSEEWAELDLRVDDHADPLAELERLENVSRRHWAVFRQFMPTRDNPAGITDRATIDAGIAAALANQT; this is translated from the coding sequence ATGACCTGGTCGATCATTGCCAAGGACGACTTGACCGGCCAGATCGGCATCGCCGTCGCCACGCGCTTCTTCGCGGTCGGCGCCCGCGTGCCGTTCATCGTCGCGGGTCGTGGCGGCATCGCGACCCAGGCGCTGGTCAATCCCTATTACGGCATCGACGGCGCGACGCTGCTGCGCGACGGCCGGCATCCGCTGGAGATTGTGGAGCACCTCACGGCCGCCGATCCCGGCCGCGAGAGCCGCCAGCTCCACATCCTCGATCGCGACGGCCAGATCGCGGCCCACACCGGCCGCGACTGCATCGACTGGTGCGGCCATCTCCAAGGTGACGGCTTCTCGATCGCCGGCAACATGCTGGCCGGCGCGCAGGTGCTGGACGAGACGGCCAAGGCCTATCTGGCCAGCGGCCACCTGCCCTTCGCCCAGCGCCTGATCGCGGCACTGAAGGCGGGCGAAGCCGCCGGCGGCGACAAGCGCGGCAAGCAGTCGGCGGCGTTGCTGATCCACGGCAGCGAGGAATGGGCCGAGCTCGACCTGCGCGTCGACGACCACGCCGATCCGCTGGCTGAGCTCGAACGACTGGAGAACGTGAGCCGCCGGCATTGGGCCGTGTTCCGGCAGTTCATGCCGACGCGCGACAATCCCGCAGGGATCACCGATCGCGCCACCATCGATGCCGGCATCGCTGCAGCACTCGCGAACCAGACATGA